In Kordia antarctica, the following proteins share a genomic window:
- a CDS encoding DUF695 domain-containing protein: MKLPIQLFFLLFSFLFLHAQDSPIWNTYQAKQEKGVSSTNLRMDLIEQAPINGFDFLFYVKIKYKVTEESDFPIGNKLKKLYKIKDAIHDKMKSVSESHYVGSFMFDGSRFEYYYVKDASDIERHIDKLFKNKFRGEKYDVYIKSDPSWDLYTNFLYPNDEIKNFMSNRDTVIQLKNAGDDVVTPRKIEHYATFASINDMNLFVVEIEKLAYTVESKKKTENEKFPHEIKFYRNNSTTLENVTKFTTELIKLAKDQYGSYEGWETYVVKKKG; the protein is encoded by the coding sequence ATGAAATTACCAATTCAACTTTTTTTCCTACTCTTTTCATTCCTTTTTTTGCATGCGCAAGATTCGCCAATTTGGAATACATATCAAGCAAAACAAGAGAAAGGTGTAAGTTCTACGAATTTACGAATGGATTTGATTGAACAAGCGCCAATTAATGGTTTTGACTTTTTGTTTTATGTGAAAATTAAATACAAAGTCACGGAAGAAAGTGATTTCCCGATTGGAAATAAATTGAAGAAACTATATAAAATTAAAGATGCAATTCATGATAAAATGAAATCGGTTTCAGAAAGTCATTATGTAGGTTCATTTATGTTTGATGGAAGTCGTTTTGAATATTATTATGTAAAAGATGCTTCCGATATTGAACGACATATTGACAAATTATTCAAAAATAAATTTCGTGGCGAAAAATACGATGTGTATATAAAATCGGATCCTTCTTGGGATTTATACACAAATTTCCTCTATCCGAATGATGAAATCAAAAACTTTATGTCAAATCGTGATACCGTAATTCAACTAAAAAACGCTGGCGATGATGTTGTTACTCCACGGAAAATAGAACATTACGCTACATTTGCTTCGATAAATGATATGAATTTATTTGTTGTGGAAATTGAAAAGTTAGCATATACGGTTGAATCTAAAAAGAAAACGGAGAACGAGAAATTTCCACACGAAATCAAATTTTATAGAAACAATTCTACCACGTTGGAAAACGTAACCAAATTTACCACAGAACTCATTAAACTTGCTAAAGATCAGTATGGTTCGTATGAAGGTTGGGAAACGTATGTTGTGAAAAAGAAAGGTTAG
- the menA gene encoding 1,4-dihydroxy-2-naphthoate octaprenyltransferase, producing MIKPWLAAARLRTLPLSISGIIVGCAMANFTIYVDRGGINFPTRVDSADYTIFILAILTTVGFQVLSNFANDYGDGIRGTDDDREGEKRMVASGIISPKQMKNAMIITAIITLILALTVIYVAFGSENYSYSVLFFFLGITSIIAAVKYTVGKSAYGYSGLGDIFVFLFFGWLSVVGSYFLYTKSVHFDIFLPATAIGLLSAAVLNLNNMRDRIKDKSHGKNTLVVKIGSQNAKLYHYSLIIGALACSLLYVSSNYYSPKQFVVLIAFIPLFMNMVVVGKNILHRELDPELKKVALSTFLYAILFAIFN from the coding sequence ATGATAAAACCATGGCTTGCTGCCGCACGATTACGAACGTTACCGTTGTCCATTTCTGGGATTATAGTTGGTTGTGCAATGGCAAATTTTACAATATATGTTGATCGTGGAGGAATTAATTTTCCTACTCGTGTTGATAGTGCAGATTATACTATTTTCATTTTAGCAATACTAACTACTGTAGGTTTTCAAGTCTTATCAAATTTTGCCAATGATTATGGCGACGGAATTCGCGGTACAGACGACGATAGAGAAGGCGAAAAACGCATGGTCGCTTCTGGTATTATTTCGCCAAAGCAGATGAAAAACGCCATGATTATTACAGCAATTATTACCTTAATTTTAGCATTAACAGTCATTTATGTTGCTTTTGGAAGCGAAAATTACAGTTATTCTGTATTGTTTTTCTTTTTAGGAATTACCTCAATTATTGCCGCTGTAAAATATACCGTTGGGAAAAGCGCATACGGATATTCAGGTTTAGGCGATATTTTTGTATTTCTATTTTTTGGATGGTTAAGTGTTGTCGGAAGCTACTTTTTATACACAAAATCAGTGCACTTTGATATTTTCTTGCCTGCAACTGCGATTGGATTGTTAAGCGCGGCAGTTTTGAATTTAAACAACATGCGTGATCGGATCAAAGATAAATCGCATGGAAAAAATACGTTGGTTGTCAAAATAGGAAGTCAAAACGCAAAACTATATCATTACAGTTTGATTATAGGCGCGTTGGCTTGTTCGTTATTATATGTTAGCAGTAATTATTATTCGCCAAAACAATTCGTAGTTCTCATTGCGTTTATTCCGTTATTTATGAATATGGTTGTTGTTGGAAAAAACATCCTTCACAGAGAATTAGATCCAGAATTGAAAAAAGTAGCACTAAGTACATTTTTGTACGCGATTTTATTCGCCATATTTAATTGA
- a CDS encoding outer membrane beta-barrel protein: protein MKKLIIFTLLLTFQFGIAQDNTERKFEIGLHYPLSTGDNFMVFAYDGLVGLDFKYQFTDTKLISPKVGFSVDYFNYNFVDDVNGGAFVLKPEIIGEFNIESLPKLKPYLSLGYSIFTTSLNVASTGFNLGNPDPTTQPNGDRYTDTQSGISYGFGAAYDLTEKFFVEVSADFIKLSLDGETSGNRYNENIHTVNMGVGLRF, encoded by the coding sequence ATGAAAAAGCTGATCATTTTCACACTTTTACTAACTTTCCAATTCGGAATAGCGCAAGATAATACGGAGCGTAAATTCGAAATTGGATTGCATTATCCGTTATCTACAGGCGATAATTTTATGGTTTTTGCGTATGATGGTTTAGTAGGATTAGATTTTAAATATCAATTTACGGATACAAAATTGATTTCTCCAAAAGTTGGTTTCTCGGTAGATTATTTTAATTATAATTTTGTAGATGATGTAAATGGTGGCGCATTTGTGCTAAAACCAGAAATCATTGGCGAATTTAACATTGAAAGTCTTCCAAAACTAAAACCTTATTTGTCTTTAGGATACAGCATTTTCACGACTTCTTTGAATGTGGCAAGCACTGGTTTTAATTTAGGAAATCCGGATCCAACGACGCAACCAAATGGCGATCGTTACACAGATACGCAAAGTGGAATTAGTTATGGTTTTGGCGCAGCGTATGATCTTACAGAAAAATTTTTTGTGGAAGTTTCTGCCGATTTTATAAAGCTTTCGCTGGATGGAGAAACTTCAGGGAATCGATATAACGAAAATATTCATACGGTAAATATGGGTGTTGGATTGCGATTTTAA
- a CDS encoding metal-dependent hydrolase: MKITFLGHASLQIEIEGTNIIVDPFISGNELASHIDISTLKADYILITHAHQDHILDVETIAKNTNATIVANYEVANHFGAKALNVFAMNHGGTYKTDLFSAKYVNAIHTSSFPDGSYGGQPGGFVISTKNGKSIYIAGDTALTFDMKLIPLQIQLDLAILPIGDTFTMGIEDAILASDFVECDKVLGYHYDSFPPIKINHAEAKQKFSDKNKELILLEIGNSMEI; encoded by the coding sequence ATGAAAATTACATTCTTAGGTCACGCATCATTACAGATTGAAATTGAAGGAACAAACATTATTGTAGATCCTTTTATTTCGGGAAATGAATTAGCTTCTCATATTGATATTTCAACCTTAAAGGCAGATTATATTTTGATAACACATGCACACCAAGATCATATTTTAGATGTGGAAACGATTGCAAAAAACACAAACGCAACAATTGTAGCAAACTACGAAGTAGCGAATCATTTTGGCGCAAAAGCGTTGAATGTATTTGCAATGAATCACGGAGGAACCTACAAAACAGATTTATTTTCAGCGAAATATGTAAATGCAATTCACACATCTTCGTTTCCAGATGGCTCGTATGGCGGACAACCTGGCGGATTTGTAATCTCAACAAAAAACGGGAAATCAATCTATATTGCAGGCGATACTGCATTGACATTTGACATGAAACTTATTCCGCTTCAAATACAACTCGATTTGGCTATTTTACCAATTGGTGACACGTTTACAATGGGAATTGAAGATGCAATTTTAGCAAGCGATTTTGTAGAATGCGACAAAGTTTTAGGATATCATTACGATTCATTTCCTCCAATAAAGATAAATCACGCGGAAGCGAAACAAAAATTCTCAGATAAAAATAAAGAGTTGATTTTATTGGAAATTGGGAATTCAATGGAGATTTAA
- a CDS encoding 1,4-dihydroxy-2-naphthoyl-CoA synthase, producing the protein MSKPDWKTVKEYEDITYKKADGVARIAFNRPDVRNAFRPHTTSELLDAFRDAHEDVNIGVVLLSAEGPSSKDGVYSFCSGGDQKARGHQGYVGQDGYHRLNILEVQRLIRFMPKAVICVVPGWAVGGGHSLHVVCDLTLASKEHAIFKQTDADVTSFDAGYGSAYLAKMVGQKKAREIFFLGRNYSAQEAYEMGMVNAVIPHDELENTAFEWAQEILAKSPMSIRMLKFAMNLTDDGMVGQQVFAGEATRLAYMTEEAKEGRDAFLEKRKPNFDKKWIP; encoded by the coding sequence ATGAGTAAACCTGACTGGAAAACGGTAAAAGAATACGAAGACATTACGTATAAAAAGGCAGATGGCGTTGCTCGAATCGCTTTTAACAGACCAGATGTTCGAAACGCGTTTCGTCCACATACAACAAGCGAATTGTTGGATGCGTTTAGAGATGCGCATGAAGATGTGAATATCGGAGTTGTATTGCTTTCTGCGGAAGGTCCATCATCCAAAGATGGAGTTTATTCTTTTTGTAGTGGCGGCGATCAAAAAGCACGTGGACATCAAGGATATGTTGGACAAGATGGATATCATAGATTAAACATTTTAGAAGTGCAACGCTTAATTCGCTTCATGCCAAAAGCAGTAATTTGTGTAGTGCCTGGTTGGGCAGTTGGTGGCGGACACAGTTTGCATGTTGTGTGCGATTTGACACTTGCAAGTAAAGAACACGCCATTTTTAAACAAACGGATGCCGATGTCACAAGTTTTGATGCAGGATATGGTTCGGCGTATTTGGCAAAAATGGTTGGACAGAAAAAAGCAAGAGAAATCTTTTTCTTGGGAAGAAACTACTCAGCGCAAGAAGCATACGAAATGGGCATGGTAAATGCCGTAATTCCGCATGACGAATTGGAAAATACTGCTTTTGAATGGGCGCAAGAAATCTTAGCAAAATCGCCAATGTCCATCAGAATGTTGAAATTTGCAATGAATTTAACTGACGACGGAATGGTTGGACAACAAGTATTTGCAGGAGAAGCAACGCGTTTAGCATATATGACAGAAGAAGCCAAAGAAGGTAGAGATGCATTCTTAGAAAAACGCAAGCCAAACTTTGACAAAAAGTGGATTCCGTGA
- a CDS encoding o-succinylbenzoate synthase — protein MKATYHKHILDFKRPSGTSRGILKQKETWFIVLHHDGKQGIGECGILRSLSIDDVPEYEEKLRWTCENIQLGKEVLLMELIQFPSLQFGVEQAFLSLVSETPYLLFPSEFTRGNKEIEINGLVWMGDVDFMKSQIEDKLKAGFSCIKMKIGAIDFETELKLLQSIRNEYSVNDIELRVDANGAFTPENALEKLKILSELQLHSIEQPIKQGQVDEMAKLCKETPLPIALDEELIGIFDIKQKKKILETIQPQFIILKPSLVGGFAGSSEWISLAEKNNIDWWITSALESNIGLNAIAQWTYTLHNKLPQGLGTGSLYTNNFDSPLTIQNGALHYEISTSWKVPYIKN, from the coding sequence TTGAAAGCCACCTATCACAAACATATCTTAGATTTTAAAAGACCTAGCGGAACGTCGCGCGGAATTTTAAAGCAGAAAGAAACTTGGTTTATTGTGTTGCATCATGATGGAAAACAAGGAATAGGCGAGTGCGGAATTTTGCGAAGTTTGAGTATTGATGATGTTCCTGAATATGAAGAAAAATTACGTTGGACATGTGAAAATATTCAATTAGGAAAAGAAGTTTTATTAATGGAATTAATACAATTTCCTTCACTACAATTTGGTGTAGAACAAGCATTTTTATCGTTAGTATCTGAAACTCCGTATTTGTTATTTCCATCAGAATTTACACGTGGAAACAAAGAAATTGAGATTAATGGTTTGGTTTGGATGGGCGATGTGGATTTTATGAAATCGCAAATTGAAGATAAATTAAAAGCAGGTTTTTCATGTATTAAAATGAAGATTGGTGCTATTGATTTTGAAACCGAATTGAAACTTTTACAAAGTATTCGCAACGAATATTCCGTAAATGATATCGAATTACGCGTAGATGCAAATGGAGCTTTTACACCAGAAAACGCTTTAGAAAAGCTAAAAATATTGTCTGAATTGCAATTGCATTCCATTGAACAACCAATCAAACAAGGACAAGTTGATGAAATGGCAAAACTCTGTAAAGAAACGCCGCTGCCAATTGCATTGGATGAAGAATTGATTGGTATTTTCGACATCAAACAAAAGAAAAAAATACTAGAAACCATTCAGCCACAATTCATTATCTTGAAACCTAGTTTGGTTGGCGGATTTGCAGGAAGCTCCGAATGGATTTCACTCGCCGAAAAAAACAACATTGATTGGTGGATTACGAGCGCGTTGGAAAGTAATATTGGACTCAACGCGATTGCGCAATGGACATATACATTGCACAATAAATTACCGCAAGGTTTGGGCACAGGAAGTTTATATACTAATAATTTTGATTCACCATTAACGATACAAAACGGCGCTTTACAC
- a CDS encoding C1 family peptidase: protein MKKILLFALLCCFSIVAFAQDYQFKTTVDLEATPVISQGRTGTCWSFSASSFLESEIIRLTGKQIDISEMYNVRNTYPKKAWNYVMRQGKAQFSEGALAHDVMNAVKSHGLVTSEAYSGLKALETNHNHAEMEAVLKAMLDVYIKNPGKKLSTNWKPAVESVLDVYLGESPKWFNFEGRRYTPKSFQEMTKINPDDYVTITSFTHQPYYEQFILNIPDNFSNGSFYNVTLDELVAVTRNALNTGYTVELDCDVSETTFSAKYAVASIPEEAVKDKKEFTAEIRKEKTITAEFRQEEFENFTTTDDHLMHITGMATDQNGNEYFRAKNSWGSNSERVPNDGHVHMSEAFFKLKTISVMVHKDALPKALRVKLGL from the coding sequence ATGAAAAAGATACTTTTATTTGCTTTGTTATGTTGTTTTTCAATTGTTGCTTTTGCACAAGATTATCAATTTAAAACTACCGTAGATTTAGAAGCTACGCCCGTAATTAGTCAAGGACGTACAGGAACTTGTTGGAGTTTTTCGGCTTCTTCTTTTTTAGAATCTGAAATTATCCGATTGACGGGAAAACAGATTGATATTTCTGAAATGTATAATGTACGAAATACGTATCCGAAGAAAGCTTGGAATTACGTGATGCGACAGGGAAAAGCACAATTTAGCGAAGGCGCATTGGCACATGATGTGATGAATGCCGTTAAGTCACACGGATTAGTTACAAGTGAAGCGTATTCTGGTTTGAAAGCTTTAGAAACAAATCATAATCATGCAGAAATGGAAGCGGTTTTAAAAGCCATGTTAGATGTGTATATTAAGAATCCTGGAAAGAAACTATCAACTAATTGGAAACCTGCTGTTGAAAGTGTGTTGGATGTTTATTTAGGTGAAAGTCCAAAATGGTTCAATTTTGAAGGAAGAAGATACACGCCTAAATCATTTCAAGAGATGACAAAGATTAATCCTGATGATTATGTGACAATTACTTCATTTACGCATCAACCGTATTATGAACAATTCATTTTAAATATTCCTGATAATTTTTCTAACGGAAGTTTTTATAATGTAACCTTAGACGAATTGGTCGCTGTAACAAGAAATGCTTTAAATACAGGTTATACTGTAGAATTGGATTGCGATGTTTCTGAAACTACATTTTCTGCAAAATATGCGGTTGCTTCAATTCCTGAAGAAGCTGTAAAAGATAAAAAAGAGTTTACTGCGGAAATTCGTAAAGAGAAAACTATTACTGCCGAATTTCGTCAAGAAGAATTTGAAAATTTTACCACGACTGACGATCATTTAATGCATATTACAGGAATGGCAACAGACCAAAATGGAAACGAATATTTCCGTGCCAAAAATTCTTGGGGAAGCAACTCAGAACGTGTTCCAAACGATGGACATGTACATATGAGCGAAGCTTTTTTTAAGTTGAAAACGATCTCCGTAATGGTTCATAAAGATGCATTGCCAAAAGCGTTGCGTGTAAAACTAGGCTTGTAA